DNA sequence from the Lycium barbarum isolate Lr01 chromosome 5, ASM1917538v2, whole genome shotgun sequence genome:
gtcctcatattaaataccaaccagtattataaaaaaaaaaaagtgaattgcatatttaaaaaacaaacaatgtaaaaaaaaaaagtggaccccatattaaacaccacgcgtattcgtagcaaacactaatataataaagttttagatacgaagcacaaattacaatgttatatcaatcgtgttttgaacatagtacatataaattactactacttagaagagggagtttggtcgtccatcttcgtcgtccgttgatggaccccattatttttttttaatgggaCCTATATTAAATAGGccctaaaaaaaattgtggatcccatatatattaaacaacaattaatattttaaaaaattgtggtccccatattaaataccaactagtattataaaaaaaaagtgaatcccatattaaacaccatgcgtattcgtagcaaacactaatataataaagttttagatacggagcacaaattacaatgttatatcaatcgtattttgaacataatacatataaaaaaataaaaataaattgggtcccatattaaacagacccataaaaaaaattgtaaaaaaaaaatgtgaacccATATTAGTCTGTTGCCTCCAACTAGTTGTTGCCCAGATTTTTCAACTTGCGCCGCAACTTTCACAGCCTGCTCATTGTCAACTTTCACACTTGTTCGCTGCCCAGAATCACAAGCTTGCATTTCATCCACCAGTTGAAACTCTTCGTTCCCACTAGAAGTAATTCGAGCAAGTGCAGCACATGTAGCATCAGTTTTCCCGGCTTCTTGATGATTAGAAACAGTAGCAACTTGTGGTCTTGGACGATTTCCTTTACTTGGCGATCCAATCCTATTTCCAGCAGATTTCTTATAAGTCACCACAGTCCAACCATCATAATTTTTTATCCCTACAGCCTTTTCATTATTATTTTCCTTATTGCCTTGAGCAGCTGAATTAGTTTTTGTAGCATCAGCCTCTACAAAGATAAAATAATTACAACATTGATAAAATAATTATTACTTTCCTCATTTCCGATTAAAGAAAATAATTACAACATTGAtaaaataattacaacatttCACTACGGTACCCTTGGAGTGCGACCAAATATTAATATCACGACTTGGTCTCGGTCAAATTACAACTGGAACAACTTTCAATGCCCCTGTTGAAAATTATGCATTTGAATGTTTCTTGAGCCAATACAGCTAATACTACAAATAGTCAAAGATAGGGCTAATAAGAACTAATATCTCAAACTGtttctttcatttttcatttcaaccTTTGCTCATCATCCATCATCCAATTCCAATGTCGTTTGCTTCTACAGAAAATGGTAGTCCATGGAGAGAGATCCTTAAATCAACCGCGCACATAATCAGACCTCACTCTCTCCATTTCTATGCTCTTTCGAGCCTTTTCCTCTTGCCTATCTTTTTCTCTTTCGTCGTATATCCTTCTTTCCACCTCGCCCTCTTTCATCCCGATTATAATTTCACTAGTTCCATTCAACCTCAATATTCCCACTTTTTCCTAATTTCCAGTTTCGAAGTAATTGTATCCATAGTGTACATTCTGTTTTTGGCCCTGTTTTTCCTCGGTGCTGTAGCCACAACTACATATAGCGTGGTTCAAGCATACAATGATAGACCTATCAACCTTGTTTCGTCTATTAAATCTATCAAAAATTCCTTCTTCCCCCTTCTCTCCACCTTTATCGTTTCGCATGCCATTTTCATTTCAATCACTCTCCTTTTCGCCCTTGTCTTAGTCTTTTTGATCCAAATTCTTCAAAATCTTGGATTAATTGAGCTCAAATACGACtcgattcactttttttttccggtCATTCTTGTGCTCGTACCGATTATGTTATGGCTACAGGTAAACTGGTCATTAGCTTATGTGATAGCAGTGGTTGAATCCAAATGTGGTCACGAAACACTAAGGAGAAGTGCGAATTTGGTGAAGGGGATGAGATGGATAGCTTTTTGGACACATTTGTTTTACGGGCTTACTATGGGAGGAATGGTGATTGGCACTAACGTCGTTTTTGTCCTTTTGGGTACAATGAAGGGTGGTAAGTGGAGGAGTTTTTCAGTGATATCACAAACTGTGCAGTGTTCAGTGCTGGGATCTTTGGCAATGAATCAGTTTCTTGTATTGAATGTGGTATTGTATATGTATTGCAAGGACTTGAAAGGCGAAAAATTGCCTTTTGAATATGTATCTCTTCCCTTGGACGATGAGAAGAATCATGCTATTGTGTAGTAATCTGTTTAATTTCTCTAGAAATTGTGTAAACTTTGGTTTGTCTTCATCGAAAGATTAAAGTGTAGAACGTAATAATTGAAGAGATCGTGTGAGCCAAAtagttttgctcttctttcttgcTGTTGAATAATGGATGAAAATGTACCATCGCTGTATTGATATGTAAAAAGTATGAAAGTACATGTTATATTACGTTAAGACATttattactgtcacgacccaaagtCTCTAGCCACGACTGATACCTAGCGAGCTACTACTTGCTAGGTAAACCATCACCATAATCCAACGAAAACATCAAAATAGTCTCAAACAAATTCGTGAACGTACATGTATGAAAAGAAACACTCAAAGCAGCGAAATTCTAAAATAATTACAATGTCTGACAATGTAGCCCAAACACAAATACATACTGTGAAGGAACATCTAAGATAGACCAAATACATAGTCTGGATACATAAtctgaaaagaaaagaaagtgcACAGAATGGGGTTGAAGCTGCTTTACGAACCAACATTACTAGTCAATTTGACTTCTTGTTTTTTCACCCGTTATCCGGTATTCATATTAAAGATCAACTAATTTTGGATTCACGCCGGAAAGTCCATATTAAACAACTTCATATCCAAGCCTAGAACCTGAGATCTCTGATTAAGGATGAAGAAATATTTATCACTTCACGACAACTCCATGTTATGCCCGCTTGTCTTTTATCAAGTGAGCAAAGAACATAGATACATTTCATACGACGATCATATATGGAGCGTCAACAAGTAATGAATCCTAATGTGTGCTGAAGCTAAATAAAGACTTAAATCACTACATAAATTCTTGAGTGTCTTTTCTTTCATTCCAAGGATGGTTGACCTATGCAAATTGGAATTGCACTAGTTTAGCCGTTAGGGACACCTAATTAACTAAATAAAAAATGTTGTCTAAAATGTCAATAATACATTATTTTAAAACTTGGGTTGAGGTGTATAGTGACAGTAAAGAAATTTTAGGTTTGATTCAACTAAAGTATGAATTTTATGTCCATATTTAGTGTTGATGTTTTTCGCTGGTGGTAtgatctttattttattttattttaaaaaaactcGATCATAatagattacatataaatgttCTTGGGTTAATATTAATTTGCTTACTTACCACACATTAGAAAACAAGTGAGAAACTCACTTGTCTTTGTGataaaaaaacattttccttcgtaccaaacacactCTACGTACCACACTTTTTATTTATTGTATGAAAACAAACTTTATAAAGTATGATTTCTAAGATAAATTAAACAAGTTGCACAATACCATGATTATTCTCATCATCCAAATCCAATGGCAGAGATATATATACTTGCTAGCAAACACATCTCTGATCTCCGAGGGCAAATTTTCTCCATTCAAATCCTTGCAATACATATACAAAACCACGTTCCCCACAAGATACTGATTAATCATCACATATCCCATGAATGAACTCTGCACGATTTGGAACATCACCCCGAAGCTCGTGATCAACTGATTACCCTTCGCTGCACCCTCTATGACGAAAATTATGGAACTGCCAACCATCATGAATCCCATCATAAACCCGTATAATACCATCATCGACATAACGATCGATCTCTTTCCCTTTACCAAAATAGGAACTTCTCCTCAGTGTTTCGAAACCCCATTTGGACTCAACCACTGCCACAACATAAGCTAAAAACCAATTTACATGCAGCCAGAGCAGAAAAGGTACGACCACAGCCAACGCGAAATAGCAAAAAACAACAAGTgattgaaatcatatttgagttCAATGAATCCGAGAGCTTGAAGAATTTGGACTGAGAGAACCAAAACTAGCGCGAAAAGAAGAGTGATTGAAATGAAAATTACATGCGAAACGATAAAGGTGGAGAGAAGGGGGACGAATGAATTTCTGATAGATTTAATAGACGAAACGAGGTTGATAGGTTTAACATAGGATGCATGAACCGCCCTATATGTAAATGTGGCTACGGCACATAGGAAAAGGAGGACTAAAAACAGAGTGCACACTATGGGTACAATAATTTCGGAAGTGGAAAGGGAAAATTGAGGCTGAGCGAAATTAGTGAAATCATAATCAGGATGAAAGAGCGCGATGTGACAAAAAGGATACACAGCGAGAGTGAAAAAGATAGGCAAGAGGAAGAGGATTGAAAGTGCAAGAAAATGGTTAGAATTAGCTTTGAATATGAGCTTCGTTGATTTTAGAATCTCTCCACATAGGCTATGATTTTCTGTAGAAGCAGACATTGCTACtatatgaaattgataatgaAGGAAACACTACTTTGAGATATTATTACCCCTTTCAATTATATATCATACCCCTTTCAATTATATATCATGCATCTATGCGCTCAAGAAACATTCAGACGGGTTGGGAATTCCATTTCATGTGATGTCGAAATATTACTAGGCAGTTtgactttttcatttttttaataccCCCATTGGAACCAACTAAAGCAGGAATCACATCGAGAAGTCCGACATTGGAGGATAAACGTACCTAACAAATGCAACTTCATTTCCAGATTCAAACTTGAAACCTTTAATTAAGAACAAAGAATATTTACCACTTCGTGAGAACTCTTATCCATGCCTTGATTTTTATTAAGTGAGAAAAGAATATAGATACATTTTGGTATTTCATAAGACGATTATTTATGAAGCCTCAACAAGTAATGAATCCCAATGCTTGTTGAAGCTAAATAAAGTCTTAAATCCCTATATAAAGTCTTGagtgtctttctttctttctttcctagGATGACGACCAACCCATATTTGACTTGCACTATGTTTGGCCGTTAGGGGCACCTAATtaactaaataaaaaaaaatcctaagaTGCCAATTATAATACATTATTTTAAAATTTGGGTTGAGATCGTGACAGTTAAGAAATTTTAGGTTTGAATTCAACAAAAACACGAATTTTATGTCCATGTCCCGTATTGGTGTTTTTAGCCGGTggtataattaaaaaaatactatCATTAAAAAAATACAACTACTGTACGATTTTTATTCAATATTCAACAACAGGAAAAAGAGAAAAACCATTTGACTCACACATCTCTTCAATAaactagatggcttatgcccgtgctgtgCACGAGCCCAACACttcagattatagtgtatctatatatatatatactatgttcgaaatacgattaatataatattgtaatttgtgctccgtatctaaaattttattatattagtgtttgctacgaatacgcatgtgacaatgaatccatcattattgacttaatgagaaactttggaaattacatgaatattgtttgattttttaataggggtgaacttttttttttgtacattattaatttgcactatttttatgcatatatatatatatatatatataattatggggcccacaaattgtttttgcacctttttttttgacattgtttgtttttttaatatgggattcacgttttttttttttaatatattacttgaacatagtatcccatattgacaaaatcaagtaatatattaaaaaaaaaaagtgaatcccatattaaaaaaacaaacaatgtcaaaaaaaaaaaggtgcaaaaaaaatttgtgggccccataattatatatatatatatatttaatatggggtgtactttttttttggacattattaatttacactattttatgtatatatatatattagattatggggcccacaattgtttttgcactttttttttacatttgtttttttaatatgggattcactttttttttttttttttttttaaatatattgcttgattttgtcaatatgagatactatgttcaaaacacgattaatataacattgtagtttgtgctccgtatttaaaactttattatattagtgtttgctacgaatacgaacatgacaatgaatccatcattattgacttaatgagatactttggaaattacatgaatattgtttgattttttaataggggtgcaattttttttttgacattattaatttgcactatatttttaatattagttgttttttaatatatatggggcccacaattttttaaaaaatattagttgttgtttctaatattaagaagaggggcccacaatttatggggtgcacttttttttttacattattaatttgcactatatatatatatgaattatgggcccacaattttttttttgcacttttttttaacattgtttattttttaatatgggatggtgtacttttttttggacattattaatttacactatctttatgcgtatatatatatattagaattatggggcccacaatttttttttgcactttttttttttacattgtttgttttttaatatgggattcacttttttttttttttttttatatattgcttgattttgtcaatatgggatactatgttcaaaacacgattaatataacattgtagagtgtgctccgtatttaaaactttattatattagtgtttgctatgaatacgcacgtggcaatgaatccatc
Encoded proteins:
- the LOC132639951 gene encoding uncharacterized protein LOC132639951; its protein translation is MLWLQVNWSLAYVIAVVESKCGHETLRRSANLVKGMRWIAFWTHLFYGLTMGGMVIGTNVVFVLLGTMKGGKWRSFSVISQTVQCSVLGSLAMNQFLVLNVVLYMYCKDLKGEKLPFEYVSLPLDDEKNHAIV